A DNA window from Arachis hypogaea cultivar Tifrunner chromosome 18, arahy.Tifrunner.gnm2.J5K5, whole genome shotgun sequence contains the following coding sequences:
- the LOC112771205 gene encoding transcription factor MYB48 isoform X3, translating into MDGAGGLEVSFICGAVWRQEMGLYSKGFRFEGGGRHLIGLNRTGKSCRLRWVNYLHPGLKRGKLTPFEEKLVLDLHSKWGNRWSRIARKLPGRTDNEIKNYFRTHMRKKAQEEKRALASPSSSSCHSSLSSNNNNNQAVDSHASKKAGEESFYDTGGPVMTVDCSTDLKEEEGFSMDDIWKDIELCEEKNIVVYDGNKSEEGCNFSSPPSWEYSSDPLWVMDEQSVLFPTSDPYFSSFLTG; encoded by the exons ATGGACGGAGCAGGAGGACTTGAAGTTAGTTTCATTTGTGGGGCTGTTTGGAGACAGGAAATGGGACTTTATAGCAAAGGTTTCAGGTTTGAAGGTGGCGGGAGACACTTGATAG GTCTCAATCGAACTGGTAAGAGCTGCCGCCTCCGCTGGGTTAACTACCTCCACCCCGGCCTCAAACGTGGCAAGCTCACTCCCTTTGAAGAGAAGCTTGTCTTGGACCTCCACTCCAAGTGGGGCAATAG ATGGTCAAGAATTGCCCGGAAGCTGCCCGGGCGCACGGACAACGAGATCAAGAATTACTTTAGGACTCACATGAGGAAGAAGGCTCAAGAGGAGAAGCGCGCGCTTGCATCACCAAGTTCTTCAAGCTGCCATTCCTCACTCTcttcaaacaacaacaacaaccaagcTGTTGATTCGCATGCTTCCAAGAAAGCTGGAGAAGAGAGCTTCTATGACACAGGGGGGCCGGTCATGACTGTGGACTGCTCAACCGatttgaaggaagaagaagggttCTCCATGGATGATATATGGAAAGATATTGAGCTTTGTGAAGAGAAGAACATTGTTGTTTATGatgggaataagagtgaagagggTTGCAACTTCTCAAGTCCACCATCATGGGAGTATTCTTCTGACCCACTTTGGGTGATGGATGAACAAAGTGTGTTATTCCCAACTAGTGACCCATATTTTTCCTCATTTCTAACTGGCTAA
- the LOC112772045 gene encoding ATP synthase small subunit 6-A, mitochondrial, with product MRLFDPWPVFFKREFKRNWPFLVGFATSGFIVTKFSLSLTEEDAKKSPFVQQHRR from the exons ATGCGTCTTTTCGATCCATGGCCTGTGTTCTTCAAGCGCGAATTCAAGCGCAACTGGCCCTTCCTCGTTGGATTTGCCACCAGCGGGTTCATTGTAACCAAATTCTCTCTCAGTCTTACTG AGGAGGATGCCAAAAAATCGCCATTCGTTCAGCAGCACAGGAGGTAA
- the LOC112771205 gene encoding transcription factor MYB59 isoform X2, with amino-acid sequence MGKMVNEEQQKQSQKQEFRKGPWTEQEDLKLVSFVGLFGDRKWDFIAKVSGLNRTGKSCRLRWVNYLHPGLKRGKLTPFEEKLVLDLHSKWGNRWSRIARKLPGRTDNEIKNYFRTHMRKKAQEEKRALASPSSSSCHSSLSSNNNNNQAVDSHASKKAGEESFYDTGGPVMTVDCSTDLKEEEGFSMDDIWKDIELCEEKNIVVYDGNKSEEGCNFSSPPSWEYSSDPLWVMDEQSVLFPTSDPYFSSFLTG; translated from the exons atgggaaaaaTGGTTAACGAGGAGCAACAGAAGCAATCGCAGAAGCAGGAATTTCGAAAGGGTCCATGGACGGAGCAGGAGGACTTGAAGTTAGTTTCATTTGTGGGGCTGTTTGGAGACAGGAAATGGGACTTTATAGCAAAGGTTTCAG GTCTCAATCGAACTGGTAAGAGCTGCCGCCTCCGCTGGGTTAACTACCTCCACCCCGGCCTCAAACGTGGCAAGCTCACTCCCTTTGAAGAGAAGCTTGTCTTGGACCTCCACTCCAAGTGGGGCAATAG ATGGTCAAGAATTGCCCGGAAGCTGCCCGGGCGCACGGACAACGAGATCAAGAATTACTTTAGGACTCACATGAGGAAGAAGGCTCAAGAGGAGAAGCGCGCGCTTGCATCACCAAGTTCTTCAAGCTGCCATTCCTCACTCTcttcaaacaacaacaacaaccaagcTGTTGATTCGCATGCTTCCAAGAAAGCTGGAGAAGAGAGCTTCTATGACACAGGGGGGCCGGTCATGACTGTGGACTGCTCAACCGatttgaaggaagaagaagggttCTCCATGGATGATATATGGAAAGATATTGAGCTTTGTGAAGAGAAGAACATTGTTGTTTATGatgggaataagagtgaagagggTTGCAACTTCTCAAGTCCACCATCATGGGAGTATTCTTCTGACCCACTTTGGGTGATGGATGAACAAAGTGTGTTATTCCCAACTAGTGACCCATATTTTTCCTCATTTCTAACTGGCTAA
- the LOC112771206 gene encoding aquaporin TIP1-3, with product MPISKIVIGNASELRQSDALKAALAEFISMLIFVFAGQGSGMAYNKLTNNGAATPAGVVAASLSHAFALFVAVSVAANISGGHVNPAVTFGAFIGGHITLLRTILYWIAQLLGSVVACLLLKFATAGLETSAFALSSGVGASNALVFEIVMTFGLVYTVYATAVDPKKGDVGIIAPIAIGFIVGANILAGGAFDGASMNPAVSFGPAVVSWTWANHWVYWAGPFIGSAIAAIVYDTFFINHHTHEPLPVTDY from the exons ATGCCgatctctaaaattgtgattggAAATGCTTCTGAGTTGAGGCAAAGCGATGCGCTTAAGGCCGCACTTGCTGAGTTCATCTCAATGCTTATCTTTGTTTTCGCCGGACAAGGCTCCGGCATGGCTTATAATAAGTTGACAAACAATGGCGCAGCAACACCAGCTGGCGTAGTGGCAGCATCATTGTCTCACGCCTTTGCTCTCTTTGTTGCAGTCTCCGTTGCCGCCAACATCTCCGGCGGCCACGTCAACCCTGCCGTCACTTTCGGCGCTTTCATTGGTGGCCACATCACTCTCCTCAGAACCATTCTCTATTGGATTGCTCAGTTGCTTGGCTCCGTTGTTGCTTGCTTGCTCCTTAAATTCGCCACAGCCGGACTC GAAACATCTGCATTTGCACTATCTTCTGGGGTTGGAGCATCGAATGCATTGGTGTTTGAGATTGTGATGACCTTTGGTCTCGTGTACACGGTGTATGCAACTGCCGTGGACCCAAAGAAGGGTGACGTTGGGATCATTGCTCCAATTGCCATTGGCTTCATTGTGGGTGCTAACATATTAGCCGGTGGGGCATTTGATGGTGCATCCATGAACCCAGCTGTGTCTTTTGGGCCTGCTGTTGTAAGCTGGACTTGGGCCAACCACTGGGTCTACTGGGCCGGCCCATTCATTGGTTCTGCTATTGCAGCTATTGTCTACGACACTTTCTTTATTAACCACCACACTCATGAACCGCTCCCCGTCACAGATTACTAG
- the LOC112771205 gene encoding transcription factor MYB48 isoform X1: protein MDGAGGLEVSFICGAVWRQEMGLYSKGFRFEGGGRHLIGNAYLGMMLFETATPFNHPILYVFVVGLNRTGKSCRLRWVNYLHPGLKRGKLTPFEEKLVLDLHSKWGNRWSRIARKLPGRTDNEIKNYFRTHMRKKAQEEKRALASPSSSSCHSSLSSNNNNNQAVDSHASKKAGEESFYDTGGPVMTVDCSTDLKEEEGFSMDDIWKDIELCEEKNIVVYDGNKSEEGCNFSSPPSWEYSSDPLWVMDEQSVLFPTSDPYFSSFLTG from the exons ATGGACGGAGCAGGAGGACTTGAAGTTAGTTTCATTTGTGGGGCTGTTTGGAGACAGGAAATGGGACTTTATAGCAAAGGTTTCAGGTTTGAAGGTGGCGGGAGACACTTGATAGGTAATGCTTATTTGGGCATGATGCTTTTTGAAACCGCCACTCCCTTTAACCACCCAATTCTATATGTTTTCGTTGTAGGTCTCAATCGAACTGGTAAGAGCTGCCGCCTCCGCTGGGTTAACTACCTCCACCCCGGCCTCAAACGTGGCAAGCTCACTCCCTTTGAAGAGAAGCTTGTCTTGGACCTCCACTCCAAGTGGGGCAATAG ATGGTCAAGAATTGCCCGGAAGCTGCCCGGGCGCACGGACAACGAGATCAAGAATTACTTTAGGACTCACATGAGGAAGAAGGCTCAAGAGGAGAAGCGCGCGCTTGCATCACCAAGTTCTTCAAGCTGCCATTCCTCACTCTcttcaaacaacaacaacaaccaagcTGTTGATTCGCATGCTTCCAAGAAAGCTGGAGAAGAGAGCTTCTATGACACAGGGGGGCCGGTCATGACTGTGGACTGCTCAACCGatttgaaggaagaagaagggttCTCCATGGATGATATATGGAAAGATATTGAGCTTTGTGAAGAGAAGAACATTGTTGTTTATGatgggaataagagtgaagagggTTGCAACTTCTCAAGTCCACCATCATGGGAGTATTCTTCTGACCCACTTTGGGTGATGGATGAACAAAGTGTGTTATTCCCAACTAGTGACCCATATTTTTCCTCATTTCTAACTGGCTAA